Part of the Kitasatospora sp. NBC_01266 genome, TGGGCGCCGGCGTGCTGCTGCGGGTGCTGCCCTCGGTGGCGGCGCTGTACGCGGGGTGCGTGGTGATCGGGGTGGCGATCGCGGTGCTGAACGTCTCGATGCCGGGACTGGTCAAGCGTGAGTTCCCGCAGCGGGCGGCGGCGATGACCGGGGTGTACTCGACCACGATGCTGGTCGGCGCCACCCTGGCGGCCGGCAGCTCGGTGCCGCTGGAGCACGCGCTCGGCGGCGGCTGGCGCGCCTCGCTCGGGGCCTGGTCACTGCTCGCGCTGGTGGCGGCGGTGGCCTGGCTGCCGCAGGTGCTGAAGGCCCGTCAGGACCGGGCCGCGGGAGTCGCGGCCGGGGCGGCGCCCGCGGTGGCGGCGGCCAAGCCGATCGCGGGGATCTGGCGGCTGCCGCTGGCCTGGCAGATCAGCCTCTTCATGGGCATCTCCTCGCTGATGGTCTACACCCTGGTCGCCTGGATGCCGACGATGCTGGCCGACCACGGCATGAGCCGCGACCAGTCCGGCCTGGTCTTCGCGTTCAGCAACCTGGTGCAGGTGGCGGGCGCCTTCCTGGTGCCGCTGCTGGCCGGCCGGCTGACCCGGCAGCGCGGGCTCGCGGTGGCGATGGCGGCCCTGAACGCGGCCGGCGTGACCATGCTGCTGCTCGCGCCGGTCTCCGGCGCCTGGGCCGCGGCGGCGGTGCTCGGCCTGGCCCAGGGCGGCTCGCTGGGCCTGGCGCTGGCCTTCATCGTGCTGCGCACCGACAGCGTGGCGGGCGCCGCGCAGCTGGGCGGCATGTCGCAGGCGGTCGGCTACCTGATCGCCGCCCTCGGCCCGGTCGGCGGCGGTGCGCTGCACCAGCTGACCGGGAGCTGGACGCCGGTGCTGCTCGTGCTGCTCGCGCTGGCCGGCGCGGCGGCCCTGGCCGGCTGGGGAGCCGGGCGGGACCGGACGCTGTAGCGCCGGGCGCGGTGTCCCCCGCCGCGGCGGGGGACACCGCGCTCAGTCGTTCGAGCTGAGCGTCAGGCCGGCCAGCCGGACCGTGGCGAAGGCGGTGGCCGCGACGGTGACGACCAGCAGCAGCGGGATGGCCGCGCCGAGCGCGACATCGGCCGTGATGGCGCCCGGCGAGGCGATGGTCTTGGCGACCGACAGGCCCCACTGCTGGATGCTCAGCGTCCTGGCGCCCTTCACGAAGTTGCCGACCAGGCTCTCCCAGATCAGCGCGTACGCCAGCCCCACCACCACCGCGTTGCGGGTGACCACGCCCAGCAGCAGGAAGAGCGCGCTGTAGGCGGCGCCCGCGACCAGGGTGCCCACCGTGTAGGCGAACGCCAGCCGGTCCGTCGTCCCGTCCAGGATCAGCCCCGCGACCAGGGTGGGAACGGCGGCGAAGAGCCAGCTGGTGAGGACGGCGACGGCGAGCTTGGTGGTGATGATCACCCGCCGCGGCAGCGGCTTGGCCAGCAGGTAGACGATCGAGCCGTCGTCGATCTCGGTCGAGATCACGCCGGTGCCCACCACCAGTCCCAGCAGCGGGACCAGGGTGCCGAGCCCCAGCGTGCCCAGGATGTTGACGGTCAGCGCGTGCTTGTCGGTGTCGGCGCTGGCGGCGGCCCTCGCCACCACGGCCAGCAGCACCAGCAGGACCGGGACAATCAGCAGCAGGATCGCCCGCCGCCTGCCGAGGAGACCGCGTACGGTCAGCCGTGCCACGGTCAGGTTCACGGTGTTCAGCCTTTCTGGACTACTGGTACGGGGTGGGACGATCAGGAGTTGACCAGGTAGGAGAAGACGCTCTCCAGCGACTCGTCCGCCGGGGAGACGGTGTAGAGCCGGATCCCGGCCTCCTGGGCCACCTTCGGCAACAGGGTGGTGAACCCCTGGAAGTTGATCGCCTGGATCCGCAGCGCCCGCTCCTGCCAGTCCAGTTCGATGCCGGCCGTGGAGCCGTCGGCGATCAGCGCGGCGGCCAGCCGCCGGTCGTCGCTGGAGCGGACCAGGTAGCGGTGCGGCCGGTCGGTCATCAGCCGGCGGATCCGGCGGAAGTCGCCCGAGGCGGCGTGCCGTCCGGCGACCACCACCTCGATGTGCCGGGCCAGTTGCTCGACCTCCTCGAGGATGTGCGAGGAGAAGAGCACCGTGCGGCCCTCGGCGCCGAACCGGCGCAGCAGCTCCATCAGTTGCAGCCGCTGACGCGGGTCCATGCCGTTGAACGGCTCGTCCAGCAGCAGCACCGCCGGGTCGTGGACCAGCGCCGAGGCCATCTTGACCCGCTGCTTCATGCCCTTGGAGTAGGTGCCGGTCTGCCGCTCCTGCGCGTGCTCCATCTCGACCAGGGCGAGCGCCCTGCGGGCCGCCGCGCCCGGGTCGGGCAGCCCGTGCAGTTCGGCGTTGGCCAGCACGAACTCCCAACCGGTCAGGTAGTCGTACATCGACTCCCGCTCCGGCACCAGGCCGATCGCCCGGTAGACCTCCTGGTTGCGCCAGATCGGCGCCCCGTCCAGCGTCACGCTGCCGGCCGAGGGCGCCAGGAAGCCGCTCATCAGGTGGATCAGGGTGGACTTGCCCGCCCCGTTTGGCCCGAGCAGGCCGGTCACGCCGGGGCCGATCGACATCGAGACGTCGTTGACGGCGACCACGTTGCCGAACCAGCGGGAGACCTTGTCGATGGTGATGACAGCCATGACGATCCCTCAGATCTTCCGGTAGCGGCGCAGCAGCACCAGGTAGGCGCCGACGGCGAGGGCGAGGATCTCCAGGCCGAAGACCACCGTGCCGAGCGCGCCGGGCGTGCCCGGCGAGTTGGCCGTCAGACCGCAGATCTGGTTGACGAACCGCTC contains:
- a CDS encoding CynX/NimT family MFS transporter, which gives rise to MSVTRAQQSLPISTVPVRSRLAHPALLLTGIVLVALNMRACLAAISPMVGEIQHTFGLSTTVSGLITTVPVLFQGLGAPLTPRLTRRFGTERVVLGAVLVLGAGVLLRVLPSVAALYAGCVVIGVAIAVLNVSMPGLVKREFPQRAAAMTGVYSTTMLVGATLAAGSSVPLEHALGGGWRASLGAWSLLALVAAVAWLPQVLKARQDRAAGVAAGAAPAVAAAKPIAGIWRLPLAWQISLFMGISSLMVYTLVAWMPTMLADHGMSRDQSGLVFAFSNLVQVAGAFLVPLLAGRLTRQRGLAVAMAALNAAGVTMLLLAPVSGAWAAAAVLGLAQGGSLGLALAFIVLRTDSVAGAAQLGGMSQAVGYLIAALGPVGGGALHQLTGSWTPVLLVLLALAGAAALAGWGAGRDRTL
- a CDS encoding ABC transporter permease, encoding MNLTVARLTVRGLLGRRRAILLLIVPVLLVLLAVVARAAASADTDKHALTVNILGTLGLGTLVPLLGLVVGTGVISTEIDDGSIVYLLAKPLPRRVIITTKLAVAVLTSWLFAAVPTLVAGLILDGTTDRLAFAYTVGTLVAGAAYSALFLLLGVVTRNAVVVGLAYALIWESLVGNFVKGARTLSIQQWGLSVAKTIASPGAITADVALGAAIPLLLVVTVAATAFATVRLAGLTLSSND
- a CDS encoding ABC transporter ATP-binding protein, with product MAVITIDKVSRWFGNVVAVNDVSMSIGPGVTGLLGPNGAGKSTLIHLMSGFLAPSAGSVTLDGAPIWRNQEVYRAIGLVPERESMYDYLTGWEFVLANAELHGLPDPGAAARRALALVEMEHAQERQTGTYSKGMKQRVKMASALVHDPAVLLLDEPFNGMDPRQRLQLMELLRRFGAEGRTVLFSSHILEEVEQLARHIEVVVAGRHAASGDFRRIRRLMTDRPHRYLVRSSDDRRLAAALIADGSTAGIELDWQERALRIQAINFQGFTTLLPKVAQEAGIRLYTVSPADESLESVFSYLVNS